GCCGGCCGAGCAGCGCGCCGAGCTCGTCGCACTGCGGGAGGGTGAGCTCGGTTCCGTGCCGGTGCCGGCCATCGGTCCACGGGAACAGGGCGAACAGCCGGCCGCTGTGGCCGACCACCGTGCCGCCCCGGTCGGCGCAGGTCAGCGGGGGCGCGACGGGCAGTCCGAGGGCGTGCAGCGCGGCCATCGCGCGGTGGTGGGCGACGATCTTCGGGCGGTTGGCGGTGGCGGCGTCGACGTAGCACTTCAGGAAGTAGGTGCCGGCCTCGGTGGTGACCCGGTACCCCCGGTTCAGCAGGCCCTCGGCGACGGGTTCGGCGGTCAGTATCCGTCCCACCCGGTAGCGGCACAGGACCTCGGCCAGACCGGTGTGCGGGACTGGCGGGCTGAGGGTCCCTATCGGCGGGGCGGAGAGGTCGGGGCGGGCCGGGGCGCAGGCGAGGGTCTGGCTGAAAGTCACAGCCAGAGGTTAGGGCCATCCGGTTGGGGCCCTTGACAAAGAGTCATGGGTGTGTATGTGAGTCCGCCTGGTGCGGGTGTGCGACTCCGCCCCCGTCTGGCGAGGACGCCCGGGACATCGTGGCTTCCGGCCGGGCCGGCCACGTCGACCATCGCGATGTCGTGGTCGACCGACAGCGCATCGTGCACACCCCGCCGCGGCCGCCTCGCGATCGTCGAGTCGGAATGGATTGATCTGTCCCTTATGGGGTGCTGCCAAACCGGCTTATATCGACAGACAACGGACCTGTCTCTCACACCGCCCCAGGGGCGCGATCCGGCCAGACCGGTCCGAAACCGATACCGAGAACCCCCTTACGTACGGGCCGTCGCCCGGATAACGTGCGCTGGTGTCCTGAAGGCGCCCGAATTGAGAGCTGCGTCACGCCCTCCGTCATCCCACCCTTCCGACGGCGCGCCGCGCGTAGCACCCTCGGGGTTGTAGGCCCTGAACAAGTAGGACGTCCTAGCGCAGGCGCGCCAAGGGCGGACGCTGGGTAACGTTCTCGTGAGGGACGCCGTCGGAACAGGATCACCACCTGCCCCGCAGTAGGTGCGCACACCCACGCGCGCCCCGCGAGGCGGTGACCGGACCGGTCACCGGCGACCCCGGGCGGCCGGACAGACCGAGGAGTGAACGTGACCGTCAAAAGCACGGCGAGGGCCCGCAAGAAGGCGGCCCCCGGCGTCCCTGACACCCTCCGTGCCAAGGGGACGGACGCCCAGCCGGAGCTCGTACAGCTGCTCACCCCGGAAGGCGAGCGGGTCGAGCACCCGGACTACCCGCTCACCACGACCCCGGAGGAGCTGCGCGCCCTCTACCGCGACCTGGTGCTGGTGCGCCGGTTCGACGGCGAGGCCACCGCGCTGCAGCGCCAGGGCGAGCTGGGCCTGTGGGCCTCGCTGCTCGGCCAGGAAGCCGCCCAGGTCGGCTCGGGGCGCGCCATGCGCACCGGCGACTACGCCTTCCCGACCTACCGCGAGCACGGTGTGGCCTGGTGCCGCGACGTCGACCCGCTGAACCTGCTCGGCATGTTCCGCGGCGTGAACCACGGCGGCTGGGATCCGAACGAGAAGAACTTCCACCTGTACACCATCGTGATCGGTTCGCAGACCCTGCACGCCACCGGTTACGCGATGGGCATCAGCAAGGACGGCGCGGACGACGCGGTGATCGCCTACTTCGGCGACGGCGCCTCCAGCCAGGGCGACGTCAACGAGGCCT
The nucleotide sequence above comes from Streptomyces kaniharaensis. Encoded proteins:
- the pdhA gene encoding pyruvate dehydrogenase (acetyl-transferring) E1 component subunit alpha, with protein sequence MTVKSTARARKKAAPGVPDTLRAKGTDAQPELVQLLTPEGERVEHPDYPLTTTPEELRALYRDLVLVRRFDGEATALQRQGELGLWASLLGQEAAQVGSGRAMRTGDYAFPTYREHGVAWCRDVDPLNLLGMFRGVNHGGWDPNEKNFHLYTIVIGSQTLHATGYAMGISKDGADDAVIAYFGDGASSQGDVNEAFTFASVYNAPVVFFCQNNQWAISEPTTNQTKIPLYRRASGFGFPGVRVDGNDVLACLAVTRWALDYARSGNGPVLIEAFTYRMGAHTTSDDPTRYRLAEETEAWKAKDPIARLKAHLEKEGLADEEFFASIDAESEQLGLRVREGVRSMPDPDPTLIFDHVYAEPHALVDEERAEYVEYAASFEAGENL